The DNA sequence GTCCCGCCGGTCAGCGGCGACGGCCTTCGCCGCCGCACCCGGGCGCGCGGTGGCCGGTGCCAGGGCTTCCACTGCGGGGCCGCCGTACGCGCACTCCTCGACGGACGCGACCGGGTGGCACGGCGATGAACGACGAGCGGCGGGAGACCCCCATGAGGCGCGCACGCGCGGTCGACGTCCTGGTCGTGGGCGCGGGCCCGGCGGGCCTCGCCACCGCGGCGGCGCTCGCCGCGGCGGGCGCGGGCCGCGTCGAGGTCCTGGAGCGCGAGCGGCAGGCGGGCGGCGTCCCGCGCCACTGCCACCACGGCGGCTTCGGCGACCGCACGGTCGCGGGCCTGGCCCTCCCCGGCCTGAGCGGGCCCCGTTACGCGCGGCGGTGCGTCGAGGCGGCCGTGCGCGCGGGCGCCACCGTGCGCACCGGCGTCACGGCCACCGGGTGGGCGGGGCCCCGCACCCTCGACACGACCTCGCCCCGCGGCCTTGAGCGGCTGACCGCGCGTGCCGTCGTGCTCGCCACCGGGGCCCGCGAACGGCCCCGCGCCGCGCGCCTCGTGCCCGGCAGCAGGCCCGCGGGCGTCTACACCACCGGCGAACTCCAGCAGGCCGTCCACCTCTTCGGGCAGCACGTCGGCACCCGGGCCGTCGTCGTCGGCGCCGAGACCGTCTCGTACGCGGCCCTGGACACGCTGCGGCGCGCCGGGGTCCGGGTCGTGGCCCAGGTGACGCCCGCGGGCAGGCCCGACGCCCCGGCCGCACGCGTCGCCTCGGCCCGGTTGTGGCACGGGATCCCCCTGCTCACGGACGCGGACGTGGCCGAACTCATGGGCCGGGGGCGCCTGTCGGGCGTGCGCCTGCGCCACCGCGCCGGGCTGAGCGCCGAGGTCGCCTGCGACACCGTGGTGTTCACCGGCGACTTCGTCCCCGACCACGACCTCGCGCGGCGCGGCGGAGTGCCGCTCGCGCCCGGCACCCGGGGCCTCGACGTCGACGCGGCCTTCCGCACGGGGCTCCACGGCGTGTTCGCGGTCGGGAATGTGGCCCACGCCGTTGAGCCCGCGCGGGTGGTGGCGGCGGAAGGGCGGCGCGCGGCGGAGTCGGTGCGGCGCTTTCTCGCGTCCGGCGCGTGGCGGAGCGCGGCGTCCGCTCGATAGCGAAAAATTGACGCCAAAAATGAACCGTCAACCACCGGGGTCTTCGGGCGTACACCGGCGCGGTGACGGGCGCACGCCAATGGGGTGGCGGAATCTCCTCTTTCCCAGGGAGTATCGGCCAGCCTGCGGCTCGTTAAGGGCGCGCGTTCTCCCGGTGTAGTTGCCTATTCGAAGACATGGTTCCGCAGGTGCGGGACTGTCTTGAATTGCGTGATCGTTTCGTCGCCCCTGGGGAAGGGGTGAACAATGCAATCTCATCGCCTCAGGGCGCCTGCACGCGATCCGTTGTGTCCCCTCGCCCCTCTTCTCGCCCCGGGCCTGCTGCGACGGGAGGGAAGCCAAGATCTTCGACGAGATTACGCAACTTCCCAATGTATCTCGGGCGAAACTGCTGAAGCACCCTCAGTTTCACGCCACGGCGGCGCATCAGTGGGGGACGTGCTCTCTCAGGAAGCTGGCCTAGAGTAACGCGCGGTGATGTGGGGAACGCTTCCCCCTCTTTACTCATGCAGTGCGCAGCGAAAAGTACAGGAGCAGGTCGGCCAGGATCCTTGACCGCCGGTGCCGACGTCGTATCGATCTTCGCGAGGGGGAAACCGGGTGGCCATGGGAAACGGGTGGCACCAGAGGGAAAACTTGATGACTGTGAAAGCTGTGAAAGGTGTTGCGCAATTTCCAGCAGTGTTCCCGGACAATTTGTCGTTCAACATTCTTGGGCCCCTGGCGGTGTGGTCGGCCGAGGGACCGCTGCCCCTGGGTCCCGCGCGGCAACGCGCGGTCCTCTCCGCCCTGTTGCTGGCTCCCGGGCAGGTGATAGGCACCGAACGGCTCACGGAGGCCATCTGGCCCGCGGGGCCGCCCGGCAACGTGGTCGCGAGCCTGCACAGCTACGTGTCCCATCTGCGCCGCCAGCTGGAGCCGGACGGCCCGCCCCGGGGGCGCAACCGCGTGCTGCGCAGGGAGTCGCAGGGCTATCTGCTCGCGGTGCAGGCGGAGCGCGTGGACGCCTGCCGCTTCGAGGGGCAACTGCGCGCCGGACGGCGGCTGCTGCGGGCGGGCCGCTACCCGGAGGCGTGCCGGGCCCTTGAGGAGTCGCTCGCGCTGTGGCGCGGCGCGCCGTACGCGGAGCTGGGCGACTACGAACCCGCCGTGCGCGAGGCGACGCGTCTGGAGGAGCTGCGCCTCATGACCTGGGAGGCCCTGTGGGAGGCCGAGTTGGCCTGGGGCCGGGACAACGGCACCGTGGTGGCCGAGCTGGCCGCGCTGAGCGCGCGGTATCCCACGCGCGAGCGTCTGGGCTGGCTCCTGATGGTCGCCCTGTGCGAGGTGGGCAGGCAGGCGGAGGCGGTGCGCGTGTACCACCGGATACGCCGGGCCCTCGCGCAGGAGCTCGGCGTGGACCCGGGCCGCGAGTTGCGTGCGCTCTTCGGCCGGATCCTCCGTGACGAGTTCGTCGGGCGGGTGTGCGTCCTGCACTGACGCCGACGGACCGCCGGGGGAGGAGGCCCGTCCCGCCGGGACGGTGCTCCTCCCCGGCGGTACGGGGCGGCCTCACGGCACGGGGCGGCCGCCTCAGTGGATGCGCCGGTCCTGGTGCGCCCAGTACGGCTCGCGCAACTGGCTCTTGCGGACCTTGCCGTTGCTCGTGCGCGGCAGGGAGTCCCGGAAGTCCACGCTGGTCGGCGCCTTGTACCGGGCCAGGCGCCGCTTGCAGTACGCGATGATCCCGGCCGCGTCCCGCGCGGCCCCCGCGGCGGGCACCACGACCGCCTTGACGGTCTCGCCCCAGCGCTCGTCGGGCACGCCGATGACGGCCACCTCCGCGACGTCCGGATGGCCGAGGAGGCAGTCCTCGACCTCCACCGACGACACGCTCTCGCCGCCGGTGACGATGACGTCCTTCAGCCGGTCGAAGAGCAGCAGGTGCCCCTCGTCGTCGAAGGACCCGGCGTCGCCGGTGTGGAACCACCCGTCCCGCAGCGCGGCCCCGTCGGCCCGCTCGTCCTGCCAGTAGCCGTCGAGGACCATGTTCGAGCGGGCCAGGACCTCGCCGCGCTCACCGGTCCGCATCCGCACGCCCAGGGCGGGCGCGCCCGCACGCGTCAGACCGCCGCTGCCGGGCGCCCCCGGAAGCCGCCGGTTGAAGGTGAGGAGCGTCGTCTCGGTCAGGCCGTACACCTGGAGGAACTCCCAGCCGAGGGTCTCCTCCACCTGGGCGACGAGCCGCTCGTCGACGGGCGCGCCCGCGCACACCACCCGCGTCCGCCCGCGCCCGGGCACCTCTCCCGGCCAGTCCCGGGCCGCCCGGATCACCGCGTCCCACACGGCGGGCGCGCCGAACGCGAGGGTCACGCCGTGCTCCTGGACCCGGCGCAGGATCTCCGTACCGTCGATCCGGCGCAGCAGCACCTGCTGCGCGCCGAGCCCGGCGAGCAGGAACGGCACGCCCCAGCCGTTGCAGTGGAACGTGGGCAGGGTGTGCAGATAGACGTCCCCCTCCCAGATCCGCCCGTGCACGCCGAACGTCATCGCGTTGAGCCAGATGCTCCGGTGCGTCAGGGCGACGCCCTTGGGGCGGGCGGAGGTGCCCGAGGTGTAGTTGAGGGTCGCCACCGCGTTCTCGTCCGGCCGCGCCCAGGGGCGCGGCTCGACGCCGAAGCGCATGACCTCCGTCTCGGTCTGCTCCCCGAGGACGAACCGCTTCGGTACGTCGACCGAGCCGAGGACCGCCTCCACGTCGGGGTCGACGAACACGACCGAGGCGTCGCACTGGCGCAGGATGTACGCGATCTCCTCGGGCGTGAGCCGGTAGTTCACCGGCACGCAGATCCGCCCGCTCGCCGTCACGGCGTACAACAGCTCAAGGAGACGCGACGAGTTGGGGCTGACGACGGCGACCCGCTCGCCCGCGCCGACACCCAGCGCGGCCAGACCGGCCTGCCAGGCCCGTATGCGCGCGAGGAGCGTGCCGTACGTCGTCGTCGGCACCGGGACGGCCGGCTGCCCCGGCTCGTCGACGAGCGCCGTGCGCCCGGCGGCGGCCGCCTCGGCGCGGTCGAGGAAGTCGGCCGTGGTGAGCGGAACGAGCATGATGCGTCCTCACAGTGGTGTGCCGGAGACAAGTGGTGTGCCGGGAACGACGGAGAAGCGGTGCCGGGAACGACGGAGAAGCGGTGCCGGGGACGACGGAGAAGCGAGGGAGCGACGAGCGGCGGGATCGAGCGGACGGGAGCGGCCGGGACGGCCCTGAACACGGCGGACACCGACGGCGGTGCTGTCACTCCGGGCGGTGCACGCGCCGGGGCCACACGCCCGCGTCACCGCGCCTCGTCCTCATCCTGGCATCCCCGATCGGCATCCAGAAAGCCTCGGTCGGCGCTCGCCAAGTCGCCTCCAAGAAACCGCCAAGAGCGGCCGGTGACGATGCACCGGCACCACGGGCCACGGGTGCCGAGGCGGGGAGGAACCATGCGATACGAGGAGGCGGGTGTGTCGGGCGTGCTGACCACCTGGGCCGCCCGAGGGTGGGCCGAGGAGCACGGCGTCGGCAGTGACACGCTGCGCCGCCTGGTGCGGGCCTGGCCGCGCCGGGCGGCGGTCACGACCAGGCCCGAGGTCATGGACGAGAGCGCCGACTACGACCCGGCGCTGCCCGACTACCCGCTTCACATCGTGCCGTTCGCGGAGCACCCGCGGTTCCTCGCGGCCGGTCCCGACCAGCGGCGACAGGTCCTCACCGGCCTGTGGATCGGCTACAACGAGCGCGTCATCGCCACCGAGCACCTCATCGCCGAGCCCGCCTTCGACCTCGTCATGTGCGGCGTCTTCCCGGGCGGTGACGCGCCCCTGGTGCGCCAGAGCGTGCAGCAGGCCGTCGTGGACGAGAGCTTCCACACGTACATGCACATGCTCGCCATCGCCCGCACCCGGGAGCTGCGCGGCGTGCGCACCCGGCCGGAACAGCCGCCGCTCGTCACCTACCGGCGGCTGTGCCGCCTCCTCGCCGAGATGCCCGAGGAGTGGGAGCGCCACGTCGCCGTGCTCGTCTGGGGCGCGGTCGCCGAGACCTGCATCAACTCCCTGCTCGCCCTGCTCGCCCGGGACGACTCGATCCAGCCCATGCACTCCCTCGTCACCACCCTGCACCTGCGGGACGAGACGGCGCACGGCTCGGTCGTCACCGAGGTCGTCAGGGAGCTGTACGAGCGGATGAACCCCGCACAGCGCCGCACCCTGGTGCGCTGTCTGCCGCTCGCCCTGGAGGCGTTCGCCGCGCAGGACCTCTCCACGCTGCGGCTCGAACTGGACGGCGCGGGCATCCGCGGCGCCGACGAGATCGTCGGCGACCTGCGGGCGATGTCCTCCGGAGGGCGGCTCGTCCGCGACTTCTCCGGCGCGCAGCGGATGGTCGAGCAGCTGGGCCTGACCGGTGAGGTCGACTTCGACTTCCCCGAGCGGCCCGCGTGGTCGCCCGGCGCGGCGACGCCCCGCTGAGGCCGCGCGGGGGAGGGCCGGGCCCCGCCGAAGGCCGCACCCGCGCCCGAAGGACCGCCGAAGGACCCGCACGGCCCGTCAACGGCCGCCCGCACGGCCGACCTCCGACAGCCGCAGAACCGCCGCAGAAAGGTGACCTGATGATCGTTGCCCGCCTCCGCCCCCTTGTGCCGCTCGACGAACAGAGTCGGCTGACCTCCGCGTGGCGGCACGACGGACACCGGTCGTTCCACTGCCGGGCCGGCCGCCACACCCTCGTCACCTTCCCCGACCTCGCCCCGGCCTCGCCCGACGGCGAGGAGTTCATGGCCGTGCTGCGCGCCAGCGCCGCCGTCGAAGCCGTCGTCGACAGCGCGCAGTCACCGCCCCTGAGCAGCTTCGCGGCCACGGGCGAGCCGAGCGCCGTCCGCGTCGGCGACCGGAGCGTGGGCGGCGGCTCCTTCACCTGGATAGCCGGGCCCTGCGCCGTGGAGAGCGCGGACCAGCTGATGACCGTGGCGAGGGACGTACGGGCCCGGGGCGCGCACCTGTTGCGGGGCGGCGCCTTCAAACCCCGAACGTCCCCCTACGCGTTCCAGGGGCTCGGCACCGACGGGCTCGCGCTGCTGCGCGACGCGGCCGCGGCGACCGGGCTCGGCGTCGTCACGGAGGTCGTCGACGCCGCCCACGTCGAGGCCGTGGCCGAGGTCGCCGACGTGCTCCAGATCGGCACGCGCAACGCCCAGAACTTCCCGCTGCTGCGCGAGGTGGCGCTGACCGGCCGCCCCGTCCTGCTCAAACGCGGCTTCGGCTGCACCGTCAAGGAGTGGCTGCACAGCGCCGAGTACCTGCTCGCGGCGGGCAACGGCAACGTGCTGCTGTGCGAGCGCGGCGTGCGCACCTTCGAGGACGCGAGCCGCTTCACCCTGGACATCACCGCCGTGCCGCTCCTGAAGCGGCTCAGCCATCTGCCGGTGATCGTCGATCCCAGCCACGCCTGCGGGCACGCGGACCTGGTGGCCCCGCTGGCCGCGGCCGCCGCCGTCGCGGGCGCCGACGGCGTGATGGTCGACGTCGACGAGGAGGGCCGTACCGCGCTGTGCGACGGGAAACAGGCGATCACGCCCGACGCGTTCGGCGCCCTGGTGGCGCGGACCGCACGGATCCTGCACAGCGCGGAGCCGGTGGAGCCGGTCGCCGAGCGCGCGATGGTGAGCCGATGACCGAGGAGGCGACGGTGGAGCGGAACGAAGGACGTGACCGGGCGCTGCGCCGACGGCTCACGGAGGCGGGGGACGTCGAGCGGCACCGGCTGCTGCTCGACCTGATCCGCACGCACGCGGCGGCCGCGCTCGACCGCGGCGACCCGGCGCCGCTCGACGCCGCCCGGGCGTTCGGGGCGCAGGGCGTGCGCGGCCGGGCCGCCGCGCGCCTGCGCGAGCGCCTCAGCGAGGCGACGGGCGTCGCCCTGTCCGCGACCGCCCTCTTCGACTACCCGACGCCGGAGGGGCTCGCCGCCCACCTGTGCTCACAGGTGCTGGGCGAGCCCGCCGCGGCCGCCGACGACACCGCACCCGGCGGCGGGGCCGTGGACGAGCCGATCGCCATCGTCGGCATGGGCTGCCGCCTGCCCGGCGAGGTGCGCTCGCCGGACGACCTGTGGCACCTGGTGCACTCGGAGACCGACGCGATCTCCGAGTTCCCCCGCGACCGCGGCTGGACCGTCGCCCACGACCCGGACCCGGACCACGTCGGCACCACCGTCACCCGGCACGCCGGATTCCTGTACGACGCCGCCGACTTCGACGCCGACTTCTTCGGGATCAGCCCCGGCGAGGCCGTCACGATCGACCCCCAGCACCGCCTCCTCCTGGAGACGGCGTGGGAGGCCGTGGAGCGCGCCAGGATCGACCCGACCTCGCTGCGCGGCAGCAGCACCGGCGTGTTCGTCGGCATCATGTACAGCGAGTACGGCGCCCGCATCCGGCACGTGCCGCCGAGCGCCGAGGGCTACCGCGTCGTGGGCAGCATGCCGAGCGTGGCCTCCGGGCGCCTCGCCTACGCCCTCGGCCTCGAAGGGCCCGCCGTCACCGTCGACACCGCCTGCTCGTCCTCCCTGGTCTCCCTGCACCTGGCCGCCCAGTCGCTGCGCAAGGGCGAGTGCCGCCTCGCCCTCGCGGGCGGCGTCACCGTGATGGCGACGCCCTGGGGCTACGTCGAGTTCAGCAGGCAGCGCGGGCTCGCCCCGGACGGGCGGTGCCGCTCGTTCTCCGCCGACGCCACCGGCAGCAGCTGGTCGGAGGGCGTGGGCGTGCTCCTCCTGGAGCGCCTCTCCGACGCCGTCAGGAACGGGCACCGCGTCCTCGCCGTGGTCCGCGGCTCCGCCGTCAACCAGGACGGCGCCTCCAACGGCCTGACGGCGCCCAACGGCCCCGCCCAGCAGCGCGTCATCCGCCAGGCCCTCGCCCACGCCGGGCTCACCACGGCGGACGTGGACTGCGTGGACGCCCACGGCGCGGGGACCCAGCTCGGCGACCCCATCGAGGCCCAGGCGCTGCTCGCCACCTACGGCCAGGGACGGACGGCCGAACAGCCGCTGTGGCTCGGCTCGCTGAAGTCCAACATCGGCCACACCCAGGCTGCCGCCGGGGTCTCCGGCGTCATCAAGATGGTGATGGCCATCCGCCACGGGGTGCTGCCGCGCAGTCTGCACATCAGCGAGCCGACCCCGCACGTCGACTGGGGCTCCGGCGCGGTGCGGCTCCTCGCCGGGGCCGAACCCTGGCCCGACGCGGGGCGGCCGCGCCGCGCGGGCGTCTCCTCCTTCGGCGTGGGCGGGACGAACGCCCACGTCATCGTGGAGCAGGCCGCCCCGGCCCCCCAGGCCCCGGCCCCCGCCCCGCCCGCCGCGGCCGACGAGGACGCGCCCGCGCGCCCGCTGCCCTGGCTCGTCTCCGGCAGCGGCGGGCCCGGCCTCAAGGCCCAGGCCCGGCGGATCGCGGAGTTCCTCGCCGCGGACCCCGAGGCGCCCGACGCGGACCTGGCGTACTCCCTGGCGACGACGCGCGCCGCGCTCGCGGACCGGGCCGTCGTGGTGGCCGCCGACCGCGCCGAGGCCGCCGCCCGCCTCGCGGCGCTCGCCGACTCCGCCGACGGCGCGTACGGCGGCCAGGGCGAGCACACCGCCCTCGGCACCGCCACGGCGCGCGACCGCGTCACCTTCGTCTTCCCCGGCCAGGGCTCCCAGTGGCCGGGCATGGCGGCCGAGCTGATGAGCGCATCGCCGGTGTTCCGCGAGTCCATCGAGGCCTGCGCCGCGAGCCTCGCCCCGCACGTCGACTGGTCGCTGCCGAAGGTGCTGCGCGGCGAGTCCGGAGCGCCGACCCTTGAGCGCGTCGACGTCGTCCAGCCCGCGCTGTTCGCGGTGATGGTCTCCCTGGCGGCGCTGTGGCGCTCCTTCGGCGTCGAACCCGCGGCCGTCGTCGGCCACTCGCAGGGGGAGATCGCCGCCGCCCACGTCGCGGGCGCGCTCTCGCTGGACGACGCGGCCCGCGTCGTGGCCGTGCGCAGCCGCGCCCTGCGGGTCCTGTCGGGCCGCGGCGGCATGGTCTCCGTCGTGGCCCCCGTCGACCAGGTGCGGCGCGGCCTCGCGCCGTGGGACGGCGCCGTGTCCGTCGCGGCGGTCAACGGACCCCGGTCCGTGGTCGTCTCCGGCGACTCCACCGCCCTCGACGAGGCCATGGCGGCCTTCGAGCGGGACGGCGTGCGCGTGCGCCGCATCCCGGTGGACTACGCCTCGCACTCGGCGCAGGTCGAGGAGATCCGCGACACGCTCGTCGAGGCGCTTTCCGGCATCCGGCCGCGCCCGGCCACCGTGCCGTTCCATTCGACGGTGTCCGGTGAACCGATCGACACCACCGCTCTGGACGCCACGTACTGGGTCGACAACCTGCGCCACACCGTCCAGTTCCACCGCACCGTCGGCCGGCTGCTGGCCTCGGGGCACACCACGTACATCGAGATGAGCCCGCACCCCGTGCTCACCATCGGCATCCAGGAGACGGCCGACGCCGCCGCCGACACCGTCGGCCGTGACGCCCTGACCGTCGAGTCGCTGCGGCGCAACGAGGGCGGCGTCGGCCGGTTCCTGACCGCGGTCGCCGAGGCCCACGCGCACGGGGTCGCCGTCGACTGGACGGAGGCCTTCCGGCACGCCGCGCCGCGCCCGGCGGACGTACCGACGTACGCCTTCCAGCGGCGCCGCTACTGGCTGGAGGACGCGGCCCCGCCCGTGGCGGACGTGGCGGCGGCCGGGCTCGACGGCGTCGACCACCCGCTGCTCGGCGCCGCCGTGCCGCTGGCGGACGGCAGCGGCGGCACGCTCTTCACCGGGAGCGTCTCGGCGCGCACGCACCCCTGGCTCGCCGACCACGCCGTCGCGGACGTCCTCGTCGTACCGGGCACCGCGCTCGTGGAGGCCGCCCTGCACGCCGGTGCGCAGACGGGCTGCGACGTCCTGGAGGAACTGGTCCTCGAAGCCCCGCTGATCCTGCCCGAACAGGACGCCGTGCGCGTCCAGTTGAGCATCGCCGGGCCCGACGCGGCCGGGCGGCGCGACGTCACCCTCTACTCCCGGGCGCACGACGCGGCCGCCGACGAGCCGTGGACCCGGCACGCCGGCGGCACCCTCGCGCGCGCGGCCCGCCCGGCCACCGCGCAGCCGACGAGCTGGCCGCCCGCCGGGGCCGAGGAGGTCGAACTCGACGACTGCTACCGCGAGCTGGCCAAGGCGGGGCTCCACTACGGCGCCGCCTTCCAGGGACTGCGGCGCTGCTGGCGCCTCGACGACGAGCTCTGCGCGGAGGTCGAACTCCCCGAGGCCGCGGGCGGCACCGACCGCTACGGCCTGCACCCCGCCCTGTTCGACGCCGCGCTGCACGCGGCGGCCCTGCCCGGCGGGCCCGGCGCGGCCGACGGCGGCGCCCCGACCCGGCTGCCGTTCTCCTGGACCGGTGTCACCCTGCACGCCACCGGCGCCGCCCGGCTCCGGGCCCGCATCCGCCGCACCGAGCCCGACGCGCTGTCCCTCACCGCGACCGACCCCGCGGGACGCCCGGTCGTGACGGTCGACGCCCTCGGCATGCGCCCGGTGACCGCCGAGGCCCTGCGCCGGGCCGCGGCCCTGTCCGACGCCTCGCTGCTGCGCCTGGAGTGGCGGCCGGGGCCGCTGCCCGCCCCCGGCGCGCCCGGGGCCTCGCGCTGGGCCTGGATCGGGCCCGGTGGCACCGACGCGGACGCCGCCCTCGCCGCGTGCGGCGTCGTCCGCACCGCCCACCCCGACGTGGCGGCGCTGCGCGCCGAGACGGCCGCGGGCGCCGCCGCGCCCGACGTCGTCGTCCTCGCGGAGCCCGCCACGGCCGACGGCGCCGACCTGGCCGCGGCCGCGCACCGGGCCGTGCACCGGGTCCTGACCGCCGTGCGGGACTGGTCGGCCGACGACCGGCTCGCGCACACACGCCTGGTCGTCCTCACCCGGAACGCGGTCGCGGCGGCCCTCTCGGAGGCCCCCTCGGCGGCACCCGACCCCGCCCTGGCCGCCGTCTGGGGCCTGGTGCGCTCCGCGCAGTCGGAGCACCCCGGCCGCATCACTCTGGTGGACCTCGACGGCACGGCCGCCTCCCTGGCCGCGCTGCCCGCCGCCGCGGACGGCGCACAGGACCAGCTCGCCGTGCGCGCAGGGGCCCTGCTGACCCCGCACCTCGCGCGCGTCCCCGCACCGGCGCGCCCCGGCGACGCACCGGCGTGGCGCACGGACGGCACCGTCCTGGTCACGGGCGGCCTCGGCACCCTCGGCCAACTCCTGGTCCGGCACCTGGTGGTGACTCACGGAGTGCGCCGTCTGACCGTCGTGGCGCGCTCCGGCGCGGCGGGCGCGGACGCGTTCCTGCGGGAGCTGCGCGCCGAAGGCGCCGAACTCCACGTGGTGGCGGGCGACGCGGGGGACCGCGACGTCCTGGCGGGCGCCCTGGAGTCGATCCCCGCCGACCGCCCGCTGACGGCCGTCGTGCACCTGGCGGGCGTCCTGGACGACGGCGTCCTCGCCGCGCAGACGCCGGAGCGCGTCTCCGCCGTGCTGCGCCCCAAGGCGGACGCGGCCTGGCACCTGCACGAGCTGACGGCCGCGGCCGGCGTGCCGCTGGTGGCGTACTCGTCCGTGTCGAGCGCACTCGGCCCGGCCGGGCAGGCCGGATACGCGGCGGCGAACGCGTTCGTGGACGCCCTGGCCGCCCGGCGCCACGCCGCGGGCGAACCCGCGCTCGCCCTCGGCTGGGGCCTGTGGGACGCGCGCTCCGGCCTCACCGGCGACCTCGCGGACACCGACGTGCGCCGCATCGCCCGCTCCGGCGTCAAGCCGCTCTCCAGCGACCAGGGCCTGGCCCTGTTCGACCTGGCCCGCGCCACCGGCGAACCCGTCGTCTTCCCGCTGCGCCTGGACACCGCGGGCCTGCGCGGCGGCGCCACCGACGACGTGCCGCCCCTGCTGCGCGGGCTCGCCCGCACCCCGGTGCGGCGCGCCACCGCCGAGGCCGGGGACGCGCCCGGGCAGGAGTCCCTGGCCGAACGGCTCGGGCGCCTGTCCGCGCCCGAGCAGGACGAGCTCCTGCTCGACCTGGTCCGCGGCCATGTCGCGGCCGTCCTCGGCTACGACGACCCGAGGACCGTCGGCGAGCGGCGCCCCTTCACCGACATCGGCTTCGACTCGCTGCGCGCGCTGCAACTGCGCAACCGGCTCGGCGGCGCCACGGGCCTGCGCCTGTCGGCCACGCTCGTCTTCGACTACCCCACGCCGCTGGCCCTCGGGCAGCAGCTGCGCACGCTGCTCGTACCGGACGCCGGGGACCAGCCGGTGCCCGCGCCGCGGGCCGACGCCGGGAGCGAGCGGCCGGGCGCGCACGAGGCGGCCCTCGACCGGCTCGGCTCGGCCTCCCGGGAAGAGGTCTTCGACCTCATCGACGACATGCTCAGCGAGTAGGTCCCCGGGGCCCCGCCCGCCACGATCCGGTCCCACGATCCGGTCCGCCACGATCCGGTCCGCTCGAACCGAGAAGGAAGCTCGATGCGCGCGCTGTTGATCGACAACTACGACTCCTACACCTACAACCTGTTCCAGCTCCTCGCCCAGGTGTACGGCAAGGAACCGACGGTCCTCGTCAACGACGACCCGGCGTGGGCGAAGCACGACCCGGCCGCGTTCGACTGCGTCGTGATCTCACCAGGGCCCGGCCGCCCCCAGCGCCCCACCGACCTC is a window from the Streptomyces spectabilis genome containing:
- a CDS encoding AfsR/SARP family transcriptional regulator → MFPDNLSFNILGPLAVWSAEGPLPLGPARQRAVLSALLLAPGQVIGTERLTEAIWPAGPPGNVVASLHSYVSHLRRQLEPDGPPRGRNRVLRRESQGYLLAVQAERVDACRFEGQLRAGRRLLRAGRYPEACRALEESLALWRGAPYAELGDYEPAVREATRLEELRLMTWEALWEAELAWGRDNGTVVAELAALSARYPTRERLGWLLMVALCEVGRQAEAVRVYHRIRRALAQELGVDPGRELRALFGRILRDEFVGRVCVLH
- a CDS encoding AMP-binding protein codes for the protein MLVPLTTADFLDRAEAAAAGRTALVDEPGQPAVPVPTTTYGTLLARIRAWQAGLAALGVGAGERVAVVSPNSSRLLELLYAVTASGRICVPVNYRLTPEEIAYILRQCDASVVFVDPDVEAVLGSVDVPKRFVLGEQTETEVMRFGVEPRPWARPDENAVATLNYTSGTSARPKGVALTHRSIWLNAMTFGVHGRIWEGDVYLHTLPTFHCNGWGVPFLLAGLGAQQVLLRRIDGTEILRRVQEHGVTLAFGAPAVWDAVIRAARDWPGEVPGRGRTRVVCAGAPVDERLVAQVEETLGWEFLQVYGLTETTLLTFNRRLPGAPGSGGLTRAGAPALGVRMRTGERGEVLARSNMVLDGYWQDERADGAALRDGWFHTGDAGSFDDEGHLLLFDRLKDVIVTGGESVSSVEVEDCLLGHPDVAEVAVIGVPDERWGETVKAVVVPAAGAARDAAGIIAYCKRRLARYKAPTSVDFRDSLPRTSNGKVRKSQLREPYWAHQDRRIH
- a CDS encoding 4-aminobenzoate N-oxygenase translates to MRYEEAGVSGVLTTWAARGWAEEHGVGSDTLRRLVRAWPRRAAVTTRPEVMDESADYDPALPDYPLHIVPFAEHPRFLAAGPDQRRQVLTGLWIGYNERVIATEHLIAEPAFDLVMCGVFPGGDAPLVRQSVQQAVVDESFHTYMHMLAIARTRELRGVRTRPEQPPLVTYRRLCRLLAEMPEEWERHVAVLVWGAVAETCINSLLALLARDDSIQPMHSLVTTLHLRDETAHGSVVTEVVRELYERMNPAQRRTLVRCLPLALEAFAAQDLSTLRLELDGAGIRGADEIVGDLRAMSSGGRLVRDFSGAQRMVEQLGLTGEVDFDFPERPAWSPGAATPR
- the aroF gene encoding 3-deoxy-7-phosphoheptulonate synthase, with amino-acid sequence MIVARLRPLVPLDEQSRLTSAWRHDGHRSFHCRAGRHTLVTFPDLAPASPDGEEFMAVLRASAAVEAVVDSAQSPPLSSFAATGEPSAVRVGDRSVGGGSFTWIAGPCAVESADQLMTVARDVRARGAHLLRGGAFKPRTSPYAFQGLGTDGLALLRDAAAATGLGVVTEVVDAAHVEAVAEVADVLQIGTRNAQNFPLLREVALTGRPVLLKRGFGCTVKEWLHSAEYLLAAGNGNVLLCERGVRTFEDASRFTLDITAVPLLKRLSHLPVIVDPSHACGHADLVAPLAAAAAVAGADGVMVDVDEEGRTALCDGKQAITPDAFGALVARTARILHSAEPVEPVAERAMVSR